In Humulus lupulus chromosome 6, drHumLupu1.1, whole genome shotgun sequence, a single genomic region encodes these proteins:
- the LOC133785854 gene encoding uncharacterized protein LOC133785854, with protein MEEVEIEASLWKNAIVCIVLGANPPFRVFEGFVKRVWGNLGVDKIVRMHSGFTLVNFKDEATRDLILETGVIHFDKKTVVLRPWTTDMDSVRMVKFVPVWIRLNGLGLQCWGKNSLSALVSTIGKPIMMDKVNQSRSMVKYARVLVDMEISDHPPKTIAYINEREQLVEQLVEYEWLPSKCAACAQLGLIVANCNKEKGVVWKKNTTVEKGEKSEQKQNGSEIEQQQPSGSAILEKRVHNSTSVVADEREKSLCKGFDSKESNEDQGIPISSQLDETGRDESAGNWITPKRRGPRQAVAALNKADAAPIKASSRWNVRGMNKKEKQKAILDVCKENKVGFGALFETKVKHEKTQDVFENNFHNWEYFSSSITSGRILVIWQAKFVKVDILLEDPQLVHCKIKVCGQQEVFFATVVYRSNSMGERKNLWDKLANIGQLNNPWIIFEDFYAMFSFQDRNGGRQILAKDIADAQDWLALGQVEEFKFSGAHFTWSNKHDELNKVGIKPFRYCNHWLHYRGYKETVLNSWNSTSGSGGGLNKIVQKLFRVKHVLKRFNREEVGDVVLDYKLAKEELSKGQEALASNPSDYTVHQAVIQVQQKFSVMQNRYSSYLKQHSKVN; from the exons ATGGAGGAGGTGGAGATTGAAGCGTCGTTATGGAAAAACGCTATTGTCTGTATTGTGCTTGGTGCTAACCCGCCCTTTAGAGTGTTTGAAGGTTTTGTCAAAAGAGTTTGGGGAAACCTAGGTGTTGATAAGATTGTGAGAATGCACTCaggtttcacattagttaatttCAAGGACGAAGCTACTCGGGATCTGATATTGGAAACGGGTGTCATTCATTTTGACAAAAAAACAGTTGTCCTTCGTCCTTGGACAACAGACATGGATTCTGTGAGAATGGTAAAGTTTGTTCCGGTGTGGATTCGGTTGAATGGCTTGGGATTGCAATGCtggggaaaaaatagtctcagTGCTCTGGTGAGTACTATTGGCAAGCCGATAATGATGGACAAGGTGAATCAGAGTAGATCGATGGTGAAATATGCTCGGGTTTTGGTGGATATGGAGATTTCGGACCACCCTCCTAAAACTATTGCTTACATCAATGAACGGGAACAATTAGTCGAACAATTGGTTGAGTATGAATGGCTCCCCTCTAAGTGTGCTGCGTGTGCTCAATTAGGGCTTATAGTGGCTAATTGTAACAAGGAAAAAGGAGTGGTTTGGAAGAAGAATACCACtgttgagaaaggagagaaatcAGAACAGAAGCAAAATGGTTCAGAGATTGAACAACAGCAGCCATCTGGGTCTGCTATACTAGAAAAAAGAGTGCATAATTCGACAAGTGTTGTTGCAGATGAGAGGGAAAAGAGCTTGTGTAAGGGCTTTGATTCAAAGGAAAGTAATGAGGATCAGGGTATTCCTATCTCTTCTCAGCTAGATGAAACAGGCAGAGATGAAAGTGCTGGCAATTGGATTACTCCCAAAAGGCGAGGGCCACGACAGGCAGTGGCAGCTCTTAACAAGGCAGATGCAGCTCCAATCAAGGCTAGTTCGA GGTGGAATGTGAGGGGTATGAATAAAAAAGAAAAGCAAAAAGCTATTCTAGATGTTTGTAAGGAGAATAAGGTTGGTTTTGGAGCTCTTTTTGAAACTAAGGTGAAACATGAGAAGACACAAGATGTATTTGAGAATAATTTCCATAATTGGGAATACTTTTCTAGTTCTATCACCTCTGGTAGGATTTTGGTTATTTGGCAAGCTAAGTTTGTGAAGGTCGACATTTTGCTCGAGGATCCTCAACTTGTTCACTGCAAGATAAAAGTGTGTGGCCAGCAGGAGGTTTTCTTTGCCACGGTGGTTTATCGTAGTAACTCTATGGGGGAGAGGAAAAATTTATGGGACAAGTTGGCTAACATTGGTCAACTGAATAATCCTTGGATTATTTTCGAGGATTTTTATGCTATGTTTAGCTTCCAGGACAGGAATGGTGGGAGACAAATCTTAGCAAAAGACATTGCTGATGCTCAAGACTGGTTGGCTTTAGGCCAAGTGGAAGAATTCAAGTTCTCTGGAGCGCACTTTACTTGGTCCAACAAACATGAT GAGTTGAACAAGGTGGGGATCAAACCCTTTAGATATTGTAATCACTGGTTGCATTATAGAGGTTACAAAGAGACTGTTTTGAATAGCTGGAACTCTACTTCAGGTTCGGGAGGGGGTCTTAATAAGATTGTGCAGAAACTCTTTAGAGTTAAACATGTTTTGAAAAGATTTAACAGGGAAGAGGTTGGTGATGTTGTCTTGGATTACAAGTTGGCTAAGGAGGAACTCAGCAAAGGTCAGGAGGCCTTGGCTTCTAATCCCTCTGACTATACTGTGCATCAAGCTGTTATTCAAGTTCAGCAGAAGTTTTCTGTTATGCAGAACCGGTACTCTAGCTATCTTAAGCAGCATAGTAAAGTTAATTAG